Proteins from one Flammeovirgaceae bacterium genomic window:
- a CDS encoding TIGR00159 family protein yields the protein MILAFKIGFLEVSWVDFIDIGLVAVLLYQVYKLIRGSIAVNIFLGILALYLVYLIVRAAQMELLTTILGQFMGVGVLATIILFQQEIRKFLLVIGRSTEFNRESLIKSFTNWRPRQKDEFDIREVIEAAKTLKATRTGALIVFSRDSGLKFYVETGDPVDSVVSRRILLSIFNKNSPLHDGAIIIHKGKIKAARCVLPVSENDHLPPQFGLRHRSAIGMSESTDTLLLAISEETGRLILARNGVYLKGLKLKQVEQKILEYLHDEEPKDWALVGHEDEPQPSESQEA from the coding sequence GTGATTTTAGCTTTTAAAATCGGGTTTTTGGAAGTTTCATGGGTCGATTTCATTGACATTGGGCTCGTGGCCGTGCTCTTGTACCAGGTGTACAAGCTCATAAGGGGAAGTATTGCCGTCAATATTTTCCTTGGCATCCTTGCCCTTTACCTGGTCTACCTTATCGTGCGGGCCGCACAAATGGAACTCCTCACCACCATACTCGGCCAATTTATGGGAGTAGGCGTGCTGGCCACTATAATTTTGTTCCAGCAGGAAATTCGGAAGTTTTTGCTGGTCATTGGGCGCAGCACGGAGTTTAACCGGGAGTCCCTGATAAAATCATTTACCAACTGGCGGCCACGCCAAAAAGATGAATTTGATATCCGGGAAGTAATCGAGGCGGCCAAGACACTAAAAGCAACCCGTACGGGGGCGTTAATCGTATTTTCCCGTGACTCCGGGCTCAAGTTTTACGTGGAGACCGGTGATCCTGTTGACTCTGTTGTTTCGCGCAGGATATTGCTCTCCATTTTCAATAAAAACAGCCCCCTCCACGATGGCGCCATTATCATCCACAAAGGAAAGATAAAGGCCGCGCGATGTGTGTTGCCGGTGAGTGAAAACGACCATTTGCCCCCACAGTTTGGCCTCAGGCACCGGTCGGCCATTGGCATGTCGGAGAGCACCGATACCTTGCTCCTGGCCATTTCCGAAGAGACCGGGCGGCTGATCCTGGCAAGGAACGGGGTGTACCTAAAGGGCCTGAAACTAAAGCAGGTGGAACAAAAAATATTGGAATACCTCCACGATGAAGAACCCA